The Glycine soja cultivar W05 unplaced genomic scaffold, ASM419377v2 tig00104511_1_pilon_84547_1256723, whole genome shotgun sequence nucleotide sequence CACGATCCgtaataaaatatctttcaaaACCTCAAAACTTAAATCAAACCAAAATCATTAGTAAATCTTGTCTGGTGTTTGTGTCAGAGTTTGTGTTTCATAGGTATTGACAAAAGTGTTAGTGTAATGtgtttggtgtttgtgtgcgACGAGGAAGAAAGGGTGTTGGGGAGACAGACAGCACCGGGGGCATGCCCTTATTGTGGAGGGATGGTTCAGGCCATTGATGTAGAGAGCCAATGGAGATTCTGTTTTCTACCCTTATGCTTTAAGACCAAACGCAAATACTATTGTACCATGTGCACAAGAAGACTAGAGGTGATCTAACAAGTGATTCATCTACAAATATAATCACTATGGAGTAAccccattttatttttcctttgctAATTTTGTTTTATCCTTTTGCAGACAAACACCATGTAATTTTGGGGACTACCTCCTTTTTCTAGTTAATACATCTCATGGCTTATACTTGTATATATGTTGGACATTagcaattttaattgaaaaatacttGCTTTTGCAGCCCAGGAAATCCCACGTTTGTAGAATTTGCGTTAATGGCTTTCGTTGTAGAACTTGTGATAATTTGTTGTAACAGCGTTTGCAATATTGGAATTAATGCTGATGGAACATGTAAAATAGACGAAGGAGTGAAAAGAAAGGTTTTTAAGTACAAATTTGAGACCATATAAAactgtattaaaaaataaatgaaagggtGTGGAATTCATACTAACTTTTTGatgtttaaatgataaaatcagGAATTAATTTGTGGAATGAGAGGAATTTAAGAAGTCAACCACAAGCTGAAAATGCAAATAGCACAACAGAGCAACAATGGGCTACCCCCAAATGACAGCATGCTTAAACATCAGCCTACGCAATGCATTAATGAAAGAAACTGGGGAGTGAGGAAGTGCTTCTACCCCTAATTTTGTACTCAAAATCACGTTGAATTGCAAAAGCCCAATGTGTTGCCATTACTTTCATAGACTCAAATAGTACTGTATATAACTATTGACTTGTTTGGAAATTctcttttaagataaaaaaaatcacatttgagACTTGGAAGCTATAACcataaaaaagtgttttttttttgttttatttatttggatGTCTAATTGTTAAGgcaataatgataatatttctACCTAAACTGTCTCACTTTTTCTAAGTAATGAGAAAGAGGACTTAAATATGCTACTAAAAGAATCTAAGACAAAAATGAACTATCAAGAACATAAAAGAGACCGAATGGACAATTGGTCAAATCTAGTTGCTTTTGAAAAtcacattcaaaatttaaaaaatcactttcgaAACATGAAACCAAACACATGTGACGTGTTGTGTTTGGTTCAACTTTATAGATCCATATTTAGAGCAAAAACATGTCAAAAATC carries:
- the LOC114404539 gene encoding uncharacterized protein LOC114404539, producing MCLVFVCDEEERVLGRQTAPGACPYCGGMVQAIDVESQWRFCFLPLCFKTKRKYYCTMCTRRLETNTM